One Streptomyces sp. ML-6 genomic region harbors:
- a CDS encoding WxL domain-containing protein: MTGLLAACFVLSLGCVGATAAPSAGPADGQRPAGTVAPTIHCVLPAGQGEATGPQEMTVELSPAVVAPGGKVHAKVTLGPSPATSALALEDVPTVPSLDLAMSGGASGTVTVRGAEFTMDVPAGKPIELPPYEGDFLVPANASGDISFAPVRTLTRTKVLGSVFETPCDVVDGGGSVGTVTVEGTGSEPATLTAPADPVRPNTPVELGGSGWTPGGTPVPSLCAVGGGGCDPLKFKENGLTIDAYGTLHGTATLAEAGAVPNGPYEVKVNDGTKEASAPLTVEAVASGDREISLSRDSGPVGSVITVSGRNYNPDRWVNVIGLDATGTGIDDSAVYVKSGPDGTFAVEFTVTSDAVTAVRADEGNDPATVRTVPFTVSTGGGGDGTSADQKLSTSVRAGTLSMVQDGDTVDFGTTVLGTGSGVQRSRLNRVEVSDARGVNSGWSLTATLTDFTGTGGNTLPAGAVRWTPRCAAQNGSVGVPVAGSPTALGSEAASLCRMGPDGSRPFTGGRFDADADLTLTLPGFTRPGDYAATLTLTLL, from the coding sequence ATGACCGGTCTGCTCGCCGCCTGCTTCGTACTCTCGCTGGGCTGCGTCGGGGCCACGGCCGCGCCGTCCGCCGGACCGGCGGACGGGCAGCGGCCCGCGGGCACGGTCGCCCCGACCATCCACTGCGTCCTGCCCGCCGGCCAGGGCGAGGCGACCGGGCCGCAGGAGATGACCGTCGAACTGTCGCCCGCGGTCGTCGCCCCGGGCGGCAAGGTGCACGCGAAGGTGACCCTCGGCCCGTCCCCCGCCACCAGCGCCCTCGCCCTGGAGGACGTGCCGACCGTTCCCAGCCTCGACCTCGCCATGTCCGGCGGGGCGAGCGGCACCGTCACCGTGCGGGGCGCCGAGTTCACCATGGACGTACCGGCCGGGAAACCCATCGAACTCCCGCCCTACGAAGGCGACTTCCTGGTCCCGGCGAACGCCTCCGGGGACATCTCGTTCGCCCCGGTCCGCACGCTGACCCGGACCAAGGTGCTCGGCTCGGTCTTCGAGACGCCCTGCGACGTCGTCGACGGCGGCGGCTCCGTCGGCACCGTCACGGTGGAGGGAACCGGCTCCGAGCCGGCCACCCTGACCGCCCCCGCCGACCCCGTACGCCCCAACACCCCGGTGGAGCTGGGCGGTTCGGGCTGGACGCCGGGCGGCACGCCGGTCCCCTCGCTGTGCGCGGTGGGCGGGGGCGGCTGCGATCCGCTGAAGTTCAAGGAGAACGGCCTCACCATCGACGCCTACGGGACGCTGCACGGCACCGCGACCCTCGCGGAGGCCGGGGCGGTGCCGAACGGCCCGTACGAGGTGAAGGTCAACGACGGCACGAAGGAGGCGAGCGCACCGCTCACCGTCGAGGCCGTCGCGTCCGGCGACCGCGAGATCTCGCTCTCGCGGGACAGCGGCCCCGTCGGCAGCGTGATCACGGTCAGCGGCCGGAACTACAACCCGGACCGCTGGGTCAACGTCATCGGCCTCGACGCCACGGGCACCGGCATCGACGACAGCGCGGTCTACGTCAAGAGCGGACCGGACGGCACCTTCGCCGTCGAGTTCACCGTGACCTCCGACGCCGTCACCGCGGTCCGGGCCGACGAGGGCAACGATCCGGCGACCGTGCGGACCGTCCCGTTCACCGTCTCCACGGGCGGGGGAGGGGACGGGACGAGCGCCGACCAGAAGCTGAGCACCTCGGTCCGGGCCGGGACGCTGTCCATGGTCCAGGACGGCGACACCGTCGACTTCGGCACGACGGTCCTGGGCACCGGCAGCGGAGTGCAGCGCTCCCGGCTCAACCGGGTCGAGGTGTCGGACGCCCGCGGCGTCAACAGCGGCTGGTCCCTCACCGCCACCCTCACCGACTTCACCGGCACCGGCGGGAACACCCTCCCGGCCGGGGCCGTGCGGTGGACGCCCAGGTGCGCGGCGCAGAACGGAAGCGTGGGGGTGCCGGTGGCCGGATCACCCACCGCGCTCGGCAGCGAGGCGGCGAGCCTGTGCCGGATGGGGCCGGACGGCTCCCGCCCGTTCACCGGCGGCCGGTTCGACGCCGACGCCGATCTCACGCTCACCCTTCCCGGATTCACCCGCCCCGGGGATTACGCCGCCACCCTGACCCTCACTCTGCTCTGA
- a CDS encoding type II toxin-antitoxin system death-on-curing family toxin: MTCVYLSSEDALVVAEHACSDMHVVVRDAGLLESAAHRPSAAMFGEEAYPDLIDKAAALLQSLAINHPLFDGNKRTAWLSCVTFLAMNGIDLRPDIDAAERLVIAVATGETDEVEDISQGLRELVADAV; encoded by the coding sequence GTGACCTGCGTCTACCTGAGCTCCGAGGACGCCCTGGTCGTTGCCGAGCACGCCTGCTCGGACATGCATGTCGTCGTGCGTGACGCCGGGCTCCTCGAATCGGCGGCGCACCGTCCGTCCGCAGCCATGTTCGGCGAGGAGGCCTACCCGGACCTGATCGACAAGGCTGCTGCGCTCCTGCAGTCCTTGGCGATCAATCATCCACTCTTCGACGGGAACAAACGCACGGCCTGGCTGTCGTGCGTGACCTTCCTGGCGATGAACGGGATCGATCTGCGCCCGGACATCGATGCCGCGGAGCGCCTGGTCATCGCGGTGGCGACGGGGGAGACGGACGAGGTGGAGGACATCTCCCAGGGGCTGCGCGAGCTGGTTGCCGACGCGGTGTGA
- a CDS encoding MFS transporter, translating into MSALDPRDTGSDAGTHTDTAPTPGTGPRVDMAKTAPPAGTGGVLGRTYRALSVGIVSVVLLIAFEATAVGTAMPVAARELHGIPLYAYAFSAYFTTSLFAMVLSGQWADRRGPLGPLAAGMSSFVAGLLLCGTAGSMWVFVAGRAVQGLGGGLVIVALYVVISRAYPERLQPSILAAFAASWVIPSVVGPLAAGSVTEHLGWRWVFVGIPALVVFPLALALPAIRRRASGPADPAAPVEPYDRRRILLALGISLGAALLQYAGQQRNWFALLPAAAGFALLVPAVRGLLPPGTIRAARGLPAVVLLRGVAAGSFIAAESFVPLMLVTQRGLSPTMAGFSLAAGGGTWALGSYVQSRPRLEPYRERLMVGGMVLVAAAIAAAPSVLLDWVPVWTVAVAWAFGCFGMGMVIASTSVLLLKLSAPEEAGANSAALQISDGLSNVLLLAAGGAAFAALGGGAVGAVHEAVEAGASGSHPGAFAVVFLPMAGVALVGAWVAARVRAR; encoded by the coding sequence ATGAGTGCCCTGGACCCCCGAGACACCGGCAGCGACGCCGGCACCCACACGGACACGGCCCCGACCCCCGGTACCGGTCCCCGTGTCGACATGGCGAAGACCGCCCCGCCCGCCGGGACCGGAGGGGTGCTCGGGCGGACCTACCGGGCGCTCAGCGTCGGCATCGTCTCCGTCGTGCTCCTGATCGCCTTCGAGGCGACCGCCGTGGGCACCGCGATGCCGGTCGCCGCCCGTGAGCTGCACGGCATCCCGCTGTACGCGTACGCGTTCTCGGCGTACTTCACGACCAGCCTCTTCGCCATGGTGCTCTCCGGGCAGTGGGCCGACCGGCGCGGTCCGCTGGGGCCGCTCGCCGCCGGGATGAGCTCGTTCGTGGCGGGCCTGCTGCTCTGCGGGACCGCCGGGAGCATGTGGGTCTTCGTCGCGGGGCGGGCCGTCCAGGGGCTCGGCGGCGGCCTGGTGATCGTGGCGCTGTACGTGGTGATCAGCCGGGCGTACCCGGAGCGCCTGCAGCCGTCGATCCTGGCCGCCTTCGCCGCGAGCTGGGTGATTCCGTCCGTCGTCGGGCCGCTCGCCGCCGGGAGCGTGACCGAGCACCTGGGGTGGCGCTGGGTCTTCGTCGGCATTCCCGCCCTCGTGGTGTTCCCGCTGGCCCTCGCGCTGCCCGCGATCCGGCGGCGGGCGTCCGGCCCGGCCGACCCCGCGGCCCCCGTCGAGCCCTACGACCGGCGGCGCATCCTGCTCGCCCTCGGGATCTCGCTGGGCGCGGCGCTGCTCCAGTACGCCGGGCAGCAGCGGAACTGGTTCGCGCTGCTGCCGGCCGCCGCCGGCTTCGCGCTGCTCGTCCCGGCGGTGCGCGGGCTGCTGCCCCCGGGGACGATCCGGGCGGCGCGCGGGCTGCCCGCGGTGGTGCTGCTGCGCGGGGTGGCGGCCGGATCGTTCATCGCCGCCGAGTCGTTCGTACCGCTGATGCTGGTCACCCAGCGCGGGCTCAGCCCGACGATGGCCGGTTTCTCGCTCGCGGCCGGGGGCGGGACCTGGGCCCTGGGCTCGTACGTGCAGTCCCGGCCGCGGCTGGAACCGTACCGGGAGCGCCTGATGGTGGGCGGCATGGTGCTGGTCGCCGCGGCGATAGCGGCCGCGCCGTCCGTGCTGCTCGACTGGGTGCCGGTCTGGACCGTGGCCGTGGCCTGGGCCTTCGGATGCTTCGGCATGGGCATGGTGATCGCCTCGACCAGCGTGCTGCTGCTGAAGCTGTCGGCGCCGGAGGAGGCGGGGGCGAACTCGGCCGCCCTCCAGATCTCCGACGGGCTGTCGAACGTGCTGCTGCTCGCCGCGGGCGGAGCGGCCTTCGCCGCGCTCGGCGGCGGCGCGGTGGGCGCCGTGCACGAGGCGGTGGAGGCGGGGGCCTCCGGATCGCACCCGGGGGCGTTCGCGGTGGTCTTCCTGCCGATGGCGGGGGTGGCGCTGGTGGGGGCGTGGGTGGCGGCCCGGGTGCGGGCACGATAG
- a CDS encoding alpha/beta hydrolase — translation MRISELRDAKPLLLTDAGDAWDGLAERFTAHARDFGRYLRRPIEQEGVWGGMAAESAAGRFARMQRDLTVAKQELDGVGTVLRTCGEELAAHQGRLKEAIADAAGAGYKVADSGVVTAPTIDLGQLAPGDVAKIDRQHAARAQEYADRIGEALRSAQAADREYAAAIKLFTDAAKRCAKGDWSAGLLELATANGLNRELLSELGMPQKGASPEAVQEWWTGLSPSLQAELIHDYPQQIGNCDGIPAVDRDKANRTYLPLLLSSLEADYARAGGDEAAALKDKIDGVKGIQQQLERGREPRPYLLGIGSEGNGRAIVSFGNPDSSKNVSAYVPGLNTKLSEHFASSDVDRAWNVAHAANKMYPDTTTASIVWLGYDAPQLDGFKWSATDVMREDNAKAGAPAYDSFLNGIRATHESGLPHVTAIGHSYGSLTVGQAAQQPGGIPADDVVLVGSPGVGVDKASDLGVGDGHVYVGAAENDQVSNLPTSNLLEYVAPGSEYGPKKNWFGTDPADNHFGGRHFSVAPGRDTGLAGLVTGDLPAHSIYFGPVEGGDSLNNIASVVVGRGDKIQTVTPR, via the coding sequence ATGCGAATCTCGGAACTCCGCGATGCCAAGCCACTTCTGCTGACTGATGCCGGCGATGCCTGGGACGGACTGGCGGAGAGGTTCACTGCCCACGCCCGTGACTTCGGCAGATATCTGCGCCGCCCCATCGAGCAGGAGGGTGTCTGGGGCGGAATGGCTGCTGAGTCCGCTGCTGGTCGATTCGCCCGGATGCAGCGCGACCTGACGGTTGCCAAGCAGGAACTCGACGGGGTGGGTACCGTGCTGAGGACCTGTGGTGAGGAGTTGGCAGCCCACCAGGGACGGCTCAAGGAAGCCATTGCGGATGCCGCGGGGGCTGGCTACAAGGTCGCTGACAGCGGGGTGGTCACTGCCCCGACCATCGACCTCGGCCAACTGGCGCCGGGCGACGTGGCGAAGATCGACCGTCAACATGCAGCTCGCGCCCAGGAGTACGCCGACCGGATCGGTGAGGCGTTGAGGTCGGCACAGGCCGCCGACAGGGAGTATGCGGCGGCGATCAAGCTCTTCACCGATGCGGCCAAACGATGCGCCAAAGGCGACTGGAGTGCCGGCCTGCTGGAGTTGGCCACCGCGAATGGACTCAACCGTGAGTTGTTGTCCGAGCTCGGCATGCCGCAGAAGGGCGCCTCGCCCGAGGCGGTGCAGGAATGGTGGACTGGACTTTCCCCCAGCCTGCAAGCCGAACTGATTCACGACTACCCGCAACAGATCGGGAATTGTGATGGGATTCCGGCAGTCGATCGCGACAAAGCCAACCGAACCTACCTGCCATTGCTGCTGAGTAGCTTGGAAGCGGATTACGCCAGGGCGGGCGGGGACGAGGCGGCAGCACTCAAGGACAAGATCGATGGCGTGAAAGGAATTCAGCAACAACTGGAACGGGGGCGGGAGCCCCGCCCGTACCTGTTAGGTATTGGTTCGGAAGGCAACGGCCGTGCCATTGTTTCGTTCGGTAACCCGGACAGCTCGAAGAATGTTTCTGCTTATGTGCCGGGCCTGAACACCAAGTTGAGCGAACACTTCGCGTCATCGGACGTGGATCGGGCCTGGAACGTGGCACATGCCGCGAACAAGATGTACCCGGACACCACGACCGCCTCCATCGTCTGGCTCGGGTACGACGCGCCCCAGCTGGATGGTTTCAAATGGTCGGCCACCGATGTGATGCGGGAGGACAACGCCAAAGCCGGTGCCCCTGCCTATGACAGCTTCTTGAATGGCATCCGGGCCACCCACGAGTCGGGCTTGCCGCATGTGACGGCCATTGGGCACTCATATGGATCCTTGACCGTGGGGCAGGCTGCCCAGCAACCCGGGGGGATCCCAGCGGACGACGTGGTCCTTGTCGGCAGTCCGGGCGTCGGTGTCGACAAGGCTTCCGACCTCGGTGTGGGAGACGGCCACGTCTATGTCGGAGCGGCGGAAAACGACCAGGTGTCCAACCTTCCCACATCCAATCTTCTGGAATACGTCGCCCCGGGGAGCGAGTACGGGCCCAAGAAGAACTGGTTCGGCACCGATCCCGCCGACAATCATTTCGGAGGCCGTCATTTCAGTGTGGCCCCCGGCAGGGATACGGGCCTCGCCGGACTCGTGACCGGAGACCTGCCCGCGCATTCGATCTATTTCGGCCCGGTCGAGGGGGGCGATTCTCTGAACAACATTGCGAGTGTCGTGGTCGGCCGCGGCGACAAGATCCAGACTGTGACGCCGAGGTGA
- a CDS encoding DEAD/DEAH box helicase encodes MTTTASHHLSPAFPGRAPWGTAGKLRAWQQGAMEKYIQEQPRDFLAVATPGAGKTTFALTLASWLLHHHVVQQVTVVAPTEHLKKQWAEAAARIGIKLDPDYSAGPLSKEYDGVAVTYAGVGVRPMLHRNRCEQRKTLVILDEIHHAGDSKSWGEACQEAFDPATRRLALTGTPFRSDTNPIPFVAYEEDNEGIRRSSADYTYGYGNALADGVVRPVIFLSYSGNMRWRTKAGDEVAARLGEPMTKDAIGQAWRTALAPTGEWIPNVLAAADKRLTEVRKGIPDAGGLVIATDQDSAREYAKILKRVTGEKATVVLSDEKAASKKIDQFSGDDSRWMVAVRMVSEGVDVPRLAVGVYATTISTPLFFAQAVGRFVRSRRRGETASVFLPTIPMLLDFANEMEVERDHALDKPKKGSDEENPFAEEDKLLADAEKLEDEETEEQLPFEALESDAVFDRVLYDGAEFGMQAHPGSEEEQDYLGIPGLLEPDQVQLLLQKRQTRQIAHSRQKPAGEADLLEKPAEARPVVTHKQLLGLRKQLNTMVSAYTHQSGKPHGVIHTELRRVCGGPPSAEATAGQIQQRIKKVQEWATRMR; translated from the coding sequence GTGACTACTACCGCCTCCCACCACCTCTCACCCGCCTTCCCCGGCCGGGCCCCCTGGGGCACGGCCGGCAAGCTGCGAGCCTGGCAGCAGGGCGCCATGGAGAAGTACATCCAGGAACAGCCGCGCGACTTCCTCGCGGTCGCCACCCCCGGCGCGGGGAAGACCACCTTCGCGCTGACCCTCGCCTCATGGCTGCTGCACCACCACGTCGTGCAGCAGGTCACCGTCGTCGCACCGACCGAGCACCTGAAGAAGCAGTGGGCCGAGGCGGCGGCCCGGATAGGCATCAAGCTCGACCCCGACTACAGCGCCGGTCCGTTGAGCAAGGAGTACGACGGCGTCGCGGTGACCTACGCCGGTGTCGGCGTCCGCCCGATGCTGCACCGCAACCGCTGCGAGCAGCGCAAGACCCTGGTGATCCTCGACGAGATCCACCACGCCGGTGACTCCAAGTCCTGGGGCGAGGCGTGCCAGGAGGCGTTCGACCCGGCCACCCGGCGGCTCGCGCTCACCGGCACGCCGTTCCGGTCCGACACCAACCCGATCCCCTTCGTCGCGTACGAGGAGGACAACGAGGGCATCCGGCGCTCCTCGGCCGACTACACGTACGGCTACGGCAACGCGCTCGCCGACGGCGTCGTCCGGCCCGTGATCTTCCTCAGCTACAGCGGCAACATGCGCTGGCGGACCAAGGCCGGCGACGAGGTCGCCGCCCGGCTCGGCGAGCCGATGACCAAGGACGCCATCGGGCAGGCCTGGCGCACCGCCCTGGCGCCCACCGGGGAGTGGATCCCCAATGTGCTGGCCGCCGCCGACAAGCGGCTGACCGAGGTGCGCAAGGGCATCCCGGACGCGGGCGGCCTGGTCATCGCCACCGACCAGGACTCGGCGCGCGAGTACGCCAAGATCCTGAAGCGGGTCACCGGGGAGAAGGCCACCGTCGTCCTCTCCGACGAGAAGGCCGCGTCGAAGAAGATCGACCAGTTCAGCGGGGACGACTCCCGCTGGATGGTCGCGGTGCGCATGGTGTCGGAGGGCGTCGACGTGCCGCGCCTCGCCGTGGGCGTGTACGCCACCACGATCTCCACGCCGCTCTTCTTCGCCCAGGCCGTCGGGCGCTTCGTGCGCTCGCGCAGGCGCGGCGAGACGGCCTCGGTCTTCCTGCCGACCATCCCGATGCTGCTCGACTTCGCCAACGAGATGGAGGTCGAACGGGACCACGCCCTCGACAAGCCCAAGAAGGGCAGCGACGAGGAGAACCCGTTCGCGGAGGAGGACAAGCTCCTCGCCGACGCCGAGAAACTGGAGGACGAGGAGACCGAGGAGCAGCTGCCCTTCGAGGCCCTCGAATCCGACGCGGTCTTCGACCGGGTGCTGTACGACGGTGCCGAATTCGGCATGCAGGCGCACCCGGGCAGCGAGGAGGAGCAGGACTACCTGGGGATTCCCGGACTGCTCGAACCCGACCAGGTGCAGCTGCTGCTCCAGAAGCGGCAGACCCGGCAGATCGCGCACAGCCGCCAGAAGCCGGCCGGGGAGGCCGACCTGCTGGAGAAGCCGGCCGAGGCGCGGCCGGTGGTCACGCACAAGCAGCTGCTGGGGCTGCGCAAGCAGCTCAACACGATGGTGTCGGCGTACACGCACCAGAGCGGGAAGCCGCACGGGGTGATCCACACCGAGCTGCGGCGGGTGTGCGGCGGGCCGCCCAGCGCGGAGGCGACGGCCGGCCAGATCCAGCAGCGGATCAAGAAGGTCCAGGAGTGGGCCACCCGGATGAGGTGA
- a CDS encoding helix-turn-helix domain-containing protein, whose product MTAETSQTLDRGLRVLKLLADTDHGLTVTELSNRLGVNRTVVYRLLATLEQHALVRRDLGGRARVGLGVLRLGRQVHPLVREAALPALRSLAEDIGATAHLTLVDGSDALAVAVVEPTWTDYHVAYRAGFRHPLDRGAAGRAILAARQKPVGETAYTLTHGELEAGASGAAAALVGVTGVEGSVGVVMLADSVPERVGPRVVDAAREVADALR is encoded by the coding sequence GTGACCGCGGAGACCTCCCAGACGCTCGACCGGGGACTGAGAGTCCTCAAGCTGCTTGCCGACACCGATCACGGGCTGACCGTCACCGAGTTGTCCAACCGACTCGGGGTCAACCGGACCGTGGTCTACCGTCTGCTCGCCACCCTGGAACAACACGCCCTGGTGCGCCGCGATCTCGGCGGCCGGGCCAGAGTGGGCCTGGGCGTGCTGCGCCTGGGCCGCCAGGTGCATCCCCTCGTACGGGAAGCCGCGCTGCCCGCGCTGCGGTCCCTCGCCGAGGACATCGGGGCCACCGCCCACCTCACGCTGGTGGACGGCAGCGACGCGCTCGCGGTCGCGGTGGTGGAGCCGACCTGGACCGACTACCACGTGGCCTACCGGGCCGGTTTCCGCCATCCGCTGGACCGGGGCGCCGCGGGCCGGGCGATCCTCGCGGCCCGCCAGAAGCCGGTCGGCGAGACCGCCTACACCCTCACCCACGGCGAGCTGGAGGCCGGGGCGAGCGGTGCGGCGGCGGCACTGGTGGGGGTGACGGGCGTCGAGGGCAGCGTGGGCGTCGTGATGCTCGCGGACTCCGTGCCCGAACGGGTCGGCCCCCGGGTGGTGGACGCGGCCCGCGAGGTGGCGGACGCGCTGAGGTAG
- a CDS encoding ribbon-helix-helix protein, CopG family, giving the protein MAMNLRLRDDQTEALKQRAAQEGTSMHAIVLQAVDDYLARTAQQAIVRKTAKEQAAKWSELMERLK; this is encoded by the coding sequence ATGGCCATGAACCTGCGTCTTCGTGACGACCAGACCGAAGCCCTCAAGCAGCGGGCCGCGCAGGAGGGGACCAGCATGCACGCCATAGTGCTCCAGGCTGTGGACGACTACCTGGCCAGGACCGCCCAGCAGGCCATCGTCCGCAAGACGGCCAAGGAGCAGGCGGCCAAGTGGAGCGAGCTCATGGAGCGGCTCAAGTGA